Proteins encoded in a region of the Planococcus citri chromosome 1, ihPlaCitr1.1, whole genome shotgun sequence genome:
- the LOC135843212 gene encoding craniofacial development protein 2-like, with amino-acid sequence MIYTWNRLKDSIQAYRIWSERQIEINLKFGNQDVSVISVYAPEEGKEEESDESYEQLEKTIDKMNPERSIFVIGDLSARTGSNENDKVVGKHGEITVNKNGKRLIDISSYNNFTIMNGFYKHKKCHKITWVARDQESIIDYVVVNIHAKKTMLDVQVFRGYDIGLDHHLVEAAIRVNNIGKTTECRQTQLNINSLNDSVANWLYKRRMEIIEKDLPIEEDVEKAE; translated from the coding sequence ATGATTTATACATGGAACAGACTCAAAGACAGCATCCAGGCATATAGAATATGGAGTGAAAGACAAATCGagataaatctgaaatttgggaaccAAGATGTTTCAGTGATTAGCGTATATGCTCCAGAGGAAGGCAAAGAGGAGGAAAGTGACGAGTCCTACGAGCAGCTTGAAAAGACCATCGACAAGATGAACCCAGAACGCAGCATTTTTGTAATAGGAGACCTCAGTGCAAGAACAGGATCAAATGAAAATGACAAAGTGGTAGGAAAACACGGAGAAATCACAGTAAATAAGAATGGGAAAAGGCTGATTGACATCTCAAGCTACAACAACTTCACAATTATGAACGGGTTCTACAAACACAAGAAATGCCATAAAATCACATGGGTGGCTAGAGACCAAGAGTCAATAATCGATTATGTGGTGGTAAACATCCATGCCAAGAAGACAATGCTAGATGTGCAGGTATTTCGAGGCTATGACATCGGATTGGATCACCATCTCGTCGAAGCAGCCATTAGAGTCAACAACATAGGAAAGACCACTGAATGTAGACAGACGCAGCTCAACATCAACTCATTAAACGATTCAGTAGCAAACTGGCTGTACAAAAGAAGAatggaaatcattgaaaaagacCTACCGATAGAAGAGGATGTAGAAAAGGCAGAGTAA